One Bacillota bacterium genomic window, TTCCTTCACATCAACCAGGATCGTTCCCGTCGGCAGCCTGGTCGCTGGAACCGGTAGAATCCCTGCCTTGAACCAGCGCCAGGCCGTCTGGTATCGTACGCCGTTTTGCTTTGCCCATTCTGACAGCTTCATGGGATTACTATAACATAGAAAAGCATAAATCACTGCACTATCGCCAGCAGTTAACAACCCCTAAGAACAGCACTGGGGAGGATTGAGACTCAAGACACGAAAAGCCACTCCAACGAGGCAAAGGTTGACCGGCGAAACCCTCGTGGCGCTTCGATCCTTGAGGAGCAACCGGGGGAAGCGGGGGCGAACTCAGGGCAGGTATCAAGTACATCGCCCAGGCAGCGGGATGAAGGATCAGGCCATGGAGGGTCCGTT contains:
- a CDS encoding IS607 family transposase; amino-acid sequence: MKLSEWAKQNGVRYQTAWRWFKAGILPVPATRLPTGTILVDVKE